The Zalophus californianus isolate mZalCal1 chromosome X, mZalCal1.pri.v2, whole genome shotgun sequence genomic interval tggttgcttggaggcagggagacatAGGGAAATGTGGGAGGGATTAAAAGGGGCATGAAGAAACTTTGGGGGTGGTGACGGATATGTTATGGATATGTTCAATATCTCAACTGTGGTGATAGtttcacatatgtatacatatgtcaaaatgtattaaatgatatactttaaagattttttttttttagtttagagagagggcacaagcagggaggggcagagagagaaggagagagaatcttaagcaggctccatgctcagtgcagagtccaatgctgggctcgatctcaccaatcctgagatcatgacctgagctgaaatcaagagccagatgcttaactcagtgagccaccccggtgcccccaaattgtatactttaaatatgtatggATTAATGTATGTcgattgtacctcaataaagctattaaataaaaatctcgTGGTATATCTGCATAATACTAAGTTGGAAAGATAATTATAAAGATGAGGCAAGTTGCAGAATACTATACTCTTGTTTTTCCAAAAGAATAAATGTGTGCATATTTTTAAGAGGGATATGCAATGAAACATTAGGGCACTATGCACTAATTGTTAACACAGAAAAAACATTAAGTGATTCAAAAATATGTTATAGAAGCACATTTATtgatatggaaagatgctcacaATGTACAGTCAGTGGGGAAAGAAGCAAGTTACAAACAGTATTTACAGTATGGTCTTGTTTTAGTTTCTTAGCTATTGAAAAATCTCAAAGCATATAACCTAATTATTTTCACACACTGAGACATTCTCTTCAGTTTACACCAGTGGCTATAATTCCTACCATGAATTATCTGATGAAGGCAGAATAAGGGAAAAACAGTAATTCCTCTTACATTAAACAGCCTACAGCAACTCCTGCCTTTACATGTTGAGTGCACACTCAGCAATGAATGTGTGTGCGTATGGATATATGTGAGTGCTGTTAGTTCTCTTTTTGTGTGCATATGCTTTATTTCTGCAACTAGATTACAAAttcaatatcttctttttttttgccatttgaagCCACAAATAGATCTAAGCAAATACTAATGAATAAGTTTAGCCTACTTAAGATGAACTGATTCACTAtcttaagtaaaatgttaaaaaggtGCCCATCTACACAAGATAAAAATCAACAGATGTTTTCAGCTTACAATGCAATATTCATTGGTATCTCAAAAATGGTCTAGCTCAAGCCTAGAGACTGTTGCAGGTCATGTCACATTACAGATGTGATTTATAACGTATACattgtaataatcaaaacattatgcAAGGCTCTTTAGGAATACACAGCCTATTAGATTGTTCAAAGCATTCACTTTTATTTCTGGCTCATTTTACATTgtttcaataattactttaacttCACGGAAAATGGCCATCAGTGTATTGTAACTCATGTGATCAACAACTACAATTGAACCCTTTCTGATATGCTCCTTTATGTTAATAAATATGGCCACAGCACTAACGAGATTGGCTTTTGCCTCTTTCTGGTTAAAGATGAGTTTTAATGCTGCTAAGGCCTTTGTATTGATCATGTCTCTGGCTGAAGCTGGATTTTCAGACATAttcaaaagtacttttaaaacaaGATTTCTGGTTTTACGATTTCCCAGGGATAGCAAGTGGAAAAGCTCTGAAAAGTAATTGGCAACAATGTGGTGATGGTTAGAATCAGCAGTCAGTTGCCCTAGTATCTTTAATCCAGATTGTTGTCCAGGTGAGTTCAAGGGGAAAGACATGGTTTCCTTACACATATGCTTAACGTGTAATTCAATCTTGCGTTGTCTTTCATCCCCAGAGGGAGGATTCAGAGTAATTACGGCcttttttctgatttcagaggaaggaaaactgagCAAGCTTTCAATAAGCGTCACTACACCCACCTCATTAATAAACTCTTGGGCAAAGGGATGAACATTAGTGATCCCCATTGCAATTTGAGCTATTTTATGAATGAGAGGATCAGTAGTTGACTTAAGTAAGGTAACAAGTTTTTCAAATTCCTCAGAATCCATGTAGCATTCCATTTTGCAAGGGCAAGCAAATGGCTTAATCCCATTCACTTCCCTGATCCTGATTTGGCGTCTAATCTCCTCTATAGTCTGGATGCAAGGGTCAGAACCAAATGGGTACTCAGGGACAGGCTGTGAATATGAAGTAGTGCTCCTAGAAGGGCATGTTGTTGCCACAGGCAAAGAATGGGTATTTTCCTCAGCTGAGGCCAGGACAATATATGAAGGAGGCTTTATCTCAAATGGGACTTGGGATCTAAATCCTAACACTGCTGGAGTTACAGCAGGGGCTTTGGGCCAGATAGTTACCTCAGACCAGTCCTTGGgcctatttttttcattaatttcatcCACAGGCTGGGGCCTAACTATCCTACTCACAGGTCTAGGATTAGGATCAAAACTAGTTTCATCTCCATCCCAAAACCAGTTCccaataacattttcttcctcctcctcctcagtccCTGGCCTAGCTCTGCAGCCGGCCCCAGCCACAGGCTCTAACTTTTCAGCACAGGATGGGGGACCAATACCAGCTTTACCTTCATCCTTAGCACTGGAATGATTACTAGCCTCTTCTCCATTCCAAAACCAGGAACCAACATTGGCCTCTTCCCCAGCCCAAAACCAGGTATCAATACCAGCCTTATCTTTACATATGGACCTGGACTCAGCATTAGCCTCAGACACAGAAGACATCCCAGATACTCTAGTGGCCTCATCTTCAGCTTTGGGACTGAAATCTGCCAGGGCTCTTTCCTTTATCTCAGTAACAATCCTATTCTTAGACCTTGCTTTCATCACTGCTGCTGCATCAGCTTGAGACCCTGCCTTGGCTATTGCTTTGTCCTGGGTCTTGGCTACAGGTCTGACTATGGCAGTAGACTCCCTCTTTGCTTCAGCTTGTATACCAGCCCTTTTTTGAGTTTTGGCTTTGTTTCTACTCTCATTCTTAGCCCCAGTCATGGTTGAAGACCAGTTATATAGATAGCCCTATACAATCTTGGCCCTGGTTCTCAATGTGTCCCAGGCCAATGTCTTAACACTCTTTCACTGGGTCAGACATAAACTTTATAGCAAGAGTTAGTCATCAGCTCATCAGTCACACAGTCCTCTTTCCAAACTCACAGCCTCTGTCAATgatacagagagaagacagaggcaaTCAGCCTGAGTGAAGATGATGGTTCCTGAGTTCAGACCTGTTGAAGGTGATGACCTGCCACTCCAAGGCCACTATAGCCACCACTGGAGATGGACCTGAGGTCGAAGAAGAAAACGAGCTTTAAGTCTCTTCCAACTGTGCTTCTCCATGCAGACAGCCACACAAGACATGAGAATAGAGATGGATTGTGTGGTAGAAGTGGAATACTAGAAAACTCTGTTACCTCATTTTATCCCTTCCACACTCCCACTAATGCCCAACAATGTACTGCCCAGGCACTAACACACTCTTTTCTCTGTATCACATAGGAGCAGGGATGATGGAAAAGCTTGCTGAAAGGTAGAAAGGCTAAGAAACATCCAGGTCTATCAAGGTAGGCCTCACAGCAACCTATACTCATCTAGTGCaattttctcccccttccttaCTTTCAGGAATGGTAAGTCCTACAGCCAATATACAGGCAGACCTATGGACAAAATACAGgagggttggaattttcagtATTTGGTAGACAGACATGTGCTCTGAATTCTAAACTCAATACATGCCTTTCCAAATCTAGAATTTTGGTTATATGATGTTTCTGGCCTCCTTGGTCCTCATGGCTTCTCACCCCATTTCCTGGGTATCTATCAATTACCCTCTAGGCACAAACCTGGCTTAACTTATCCC includes:
- the BHLHB9 gene encoding protein BHLHb9 — its product is MTGAKNESRNKAKTQKRAGIQAEAKRESTAIVRPVAKTQDKAIAKAGSQADAAAVMKARSKNRIVTEIKERALADFSPKAEDEATRVSGMSSVSEANAESRSICKDKAGIDTWFWAGEEANVGSWFWNGEEASNHSSAKDEGKAGIGPPSCAEKLEPVAGAGCRARPGTEEEEEENVIGNWFWDGDETSFDPNPRPVSRIVRPQPVDEINEKNRPKDWSEVTIWPKAPAVTPAVLGFRSQVPFEIKPPSYIVLASAEENTHSLPVATTCPSRSTTSYSQPVPEYPFGSDPCIQTIEEIRRQIRIREVNGIKPFACPCKMECYMDSEEFEKLVTLLKSTTDPLIHKIAQIAMGITNVHPFAQEFINEVGVVTLIESLLSFPSSEIRKKAVITLNPPSGDERQRKIELHVKHMCKETMSFPLNSPGQQSGLKILGQLTADSNHHHIVANYFSELFHLLSLGNRKTRNLVLKVLLNMSENPASARDMINTKALAALKLIFNQKEAKANLVSAVAIFINIKEHIRKGSIVVVDHMSYNTLMAIFREVKVIIETM